In bacterium, a genomic segment contains:
- the ilvD gene encoding dihydroxy-acid dehydratase, with translation MRSDNIKKGYVRAPHRSLLKAIGLTDEEIERPIIGIANSGNEIIPGHIHLNRITEAVKAGVRMAGGTPVEFGVIGVCDGIAMGHIGMKYSLVSRETIADSVEIMAQAHQFDGIVMIASCDKIVPGMLMALLRLNIPGIFISGGPMLCGILPDGKEIDLISVFEGIGKFLNKEITEEQLKLIEERACPGAGSCAGMFTANSMNCLSEALGLALPGNGTIPAVDARRIRLAKYTGMKIVELVNKNLKPLDIIKFESFKNAIVVDMAIGASTNTVLHLPAIANEAGIKLDLEIFDKLSRITPNICKLSPASNQHIQNLDRAGGISAVMKELSKKGLIEEGCLTVSGKKIGDIIKRAEIYDRNVIKDIKSPYMKEGGIAILKGSLAPSGAVVKQSAVKENMLKFTGKAIVFDCEEDAMNAVIEGKIKEGVIVIRYEGPKGGPGMREMLSITSAISGKGLEEKVALITDGRFSGGTRGPCIGHVSPEAAEGGPIAYVKNGDIIEINIPERKIELKVSKDEMEKRKKEMKILKKELRGVLARYAKLVKSANTGGILE, from the coding sequence AAATAATTCCAGGACATATACATCTGAATAGAATTACAGAAGCAGTAAAAGCAGGAGTAAGAATGGCAGGTGGAACTCCTGTTGAATTTGGTGTTATAGGAGTTTGTGATGGAATTGCAATGGGTCATATCGGGATGAAATACAGTTTAGTTTCAAGAGAAACTATTGCTGATAGTGTTGAAATAATGGCACAGGCACATCAATTTGACGGAATTGTTATGATAGCAAGTTGTGATAAGATTGTACCCGGAATGTTAATGGCTTTATTAAGATTAAATATTCCAGGAATTTTTATTAGTGGTGGGCCTATGTTATGCGGAATTCTACCTGATGGAAAAGAAATTGATTTAATAAGTGTTTTTGAAGGTATTGGAAAATTTTTGAATAAAGAAATAACAGAAGAACAACTGAAATTAATTGAGGAAAGAGCATGTCCTGGAGCAGGAAGTTGTGCAGGAATGTTTACAGCAAATTCAATGAACTGTTTATCGGAAGCACTTGGACTTGCTTTACCTGGAAATGGAACAATACCAGCTGTTGATGCAAGAAGAATAAGATTAGCAAAATATACAGGCATGAAAATTGTTGAACTTGTCAATAAGAACCTAAAACCCCTTGACATTATAAAATTTGAAAGTTTTAAAAATGCAATTGTAGTTGATATGGCTATTGGAGCCTCCACTAATACAGTTCTTCATCTACCCGCAATTGCAAATGAAGCAGGAATTAAACTTGACCTTGAAATTTTTGATAAATTAAGCAGAATTACCCCTAATATTTGTAAACTCTCTCCTGCATCAAATCAGCATATCCAAAATCTTGATAGAGCGGGCGGAATCTCAGCAGTTATGAAAGAACTAAGTAAAAAGGGATTGATTGAAGAAGGTTGTTTGACAGTAAGTGGTAAAAAAATTGGTGATATAATAAAAAGAGCAGAAATATATGACAGAAATGTTATAAAAGATATTAAAAGTCCTTATATGAAAGAAGGTGGAATTGCTATTCTTAAAGGTTCTCTTGCTCCCTCCGGTGCAGTAGTTAAACAATCAGCGGTGAAAGAAAATATGCTCAAGTTTACAGGAAAAGCAATTGTTTTTGATTGTGAAGAAGATGCTATGAATGCAGTAATTGAAGGTAAAATAAAAGAAGGTGTGATAGTTATAAGATATGAAGGTCCTAAAGGTGGTCCAGGAATGAGAGAAATGCTTTCAATAACTTCAGCAATAAGCGGAAAAGGGTTAGAAGAAAAAGTTGCTTTAATCACAGATGGAAGATTTTCAGGAGGTACAAGAGGACCCTGTATTGGACATGTAAGTCCTGAAGCAGCAGAAGGAGGTCCGATTGCTTATGTAAAAAACGGAGATATTATTGAAATAAATATACCTGAAAGAAAAATAGAATTAAAGGTAAGTAAAGATGAAATGGAAAAGAGAAAAAAAGAAATGAAAATTTTAAAAAAAGAATTAAGAGGAGTGCTTGCAAGATATGCAAAACTTGTTAAATCGGCAAATACAGGAGGGATACTTGAATGA